From a region of the Nitrospira sp. genome:
- a CDS encoding FAD-dependent oxidoreductase, with the protein MAEQSPSQTGPDFTEGVSLADVGDGGMVAGHVGGEPALLVRQGGELFAVGAICTHYGAPLGSGLLVDGTIRCPWHHACFNVRTGQVVRPPALNDLKCWLVERRDGRALVRETLPTARPPKLAAAGLPESVVIVGGGAAGYAAAQTLRQDGYQGSVTMLSADRALPYDRPNLSKDYLAGTAQPEWIPLRSPAFYEEHRIDVRCESRVIKLDPAQRALTLSDGSRVTYGALLLATGAEPIRLAVPGATLPHVSVLRTLADCDALIDRIGTAHRCVVVGASFIGLEVAASLRARGLEVQVVAPEARPMERILGAALGDMVRALHESHGVVFHLGATITKIEPDRVKLSTGKELAADLVVTGIGVRPEVTVAKEAGLTVDRGVVVDGFLQTNVPNIYAAGDIARWPDQRMGDHIRVEHWVVAERQGVVVARNILGQRQRFAAVPFFWSQHYDTRINYVGHAEQWDCVEIDGDPAAHDCAVTYWRNNKRLAVATVGRDLDSLRAEVAFEQEVLPA; encoded by the coding sequence ATGGCCGAACAGTCACCATCACAGACTGGCCCCGATTTCACTGAGGGGGTGTCGCTAGCGGATGTCGGCGACGGTGGTATGGTGGCAGGCCATGTTGGTGGCGAGCCGGCTCTGCTCGTGCGTCAGGGCGGCGAGCTGTTTGCTGTCGGCGCGATATGCACACATTATGGGGCGCCGCTGGGTAGCGGACTGCTGGTCGATGGTACGATCCGGTGTCCGTGGCACCATGCCTGTTTCAATGTCCGCACAGGCCAGGTTGTTCGGCCGCCCGCGCTCAATGATCTGAAATGCTGGCTTGTAGAGCGGCGGGACGGCCGCGCCCTCGTGCGCGAAACATTGCCGACAGCACGACCACCAAAATTGGCGGCCGCAGGGCTTCCTGAATCAGTCGTGATCGTCGGAGGCGGCGCAGCCGGATACGCCGCGGCCCAGACGTTGCGTCAGGACGGCTATCAGGGGTCTGTGACGATGTTGAGCGCTGATCGGGCATTGCCGTATGATCGGCCGAATTTGTCGAAGGATTACCTCGCCGGGACTGCGCAGCCCGAGTGGATCCCTCTACGGTCTCCGGCGTTCTACGAGGAGCATCGCATCGATGTGCGATGTGAGAGCCGCGTCATCAAGCTCGATCCCGCGCAAAGGGCCCTCACTCTCTCAGATGGCAGTCGGGTGACCTATGGTGCCTTGCTGCTCGCCACAGGCGCCGAACCCATCCGGCTCGCGGTTCCGGGCGCCACCTTGCCACACGTGAGCGTGCTCCGTACCTTGGCAGACTGCGATGCCCTGATTGACCGAATAGGGACGGCGCATCGCTGCGTCGTGGTCGGCGCGAGCTTCATAGGTCTTGAAGTCGCGGCATCATTACGAGCGCGCGGATTGGAGGTACAGGTTGTCGCCCCAGAGGCACGTCCCATGGAACGCATCCTCGGCGCGGCGCTCGGGGATATGGTGAGGGCGCTTCATGAATCTCATGGGGTCGTTTTTCATCTCGGCGCCACCATCACCAAGATTGAACCGGATCGCGTCAAGCTATCGACTGGTAAGGAATTGGCCGCAGATCTGGTGGTGACGGGCATCGGAGTTCGCCCGGAGGTGACCGTGGCCAAGGAAGCAGGCCTCACAGTGGATCGAGGAGTCGTCGTCGATGGATTTCTGCAAACGAATGTCCCGAACATCTACGCCGCCGGCGATATTGCCCGCTGGCCGGACCAGAGGATGGGAGACCACATTCGTGTGGAACATTGGGTGGTCGCGGAGCGTCAAGGTGTCGTTGTCGCGCGGAATATCCTTGGGCAACGGCAACGGTTTGCGGCGGTGCCGTTCTTCTGGAGCCAGCACTATGATACACGCATCAATTATGTAGGTCATGCAGAGCAATGGGATTGCGTGGAGATCGACGGTGATCCCGCAGCGCATGACTGCGCGGTCACCTATTGGCGAAACAACAAGCGGCTTGCTGTCGCGACCGTCGGGCGTGATCTGGATAGTCTCCGAGCTGAGGTCGCGTTCGAGCAGGAGGTGCTACCGGCGTGA
- a CDS encoding BON domain-containing protein: MIVDRGLAPDYKIRRDVWEAFKQTPALERNPTVQVSVRKAEVTLKGDVLDDLSKTAAERAAEGVHGVKKVINHLQVVEQLPPQKLENREIVR; this comes from the coding sequence GTGATCGTGGACAGGGGGTTGGCACCCGATTACAAGATCAGACGGGATGTCTGGGAGGCCTTTAAGCAAACGCCTGCGCTCGAGCGCAATCCAACCGTCCAGGTCTCAGTGCGTAAGGCCGAGGTGACCCTCAAGGGCGACGTTCTTGATGACCTGTCAAAGACAGCAGCCGAACGGGCGGCCGAGGGCGTCCATGGGGTCAAAAAAGTGATCAATCACTTGCAGGTTGTGGAGCAGCTGCCCCCGCAGAAGCTCGAAAACCGCGAGATCGTTCGCTGA